A window of the Oncorhynchus masou masou isolate Uvic2021 chromosome 13, UVic_Omas_1.1, whole genome shotgun sequence genome harbors these coding sequences:
- the ncam1b gene encoding neural cell adhesion molecule 1b isoform X3, giving the protein MIHAKDIILAFLLVGSTVCLEVEITPTQGEISVGESKFFLCEVVGVAKEIDWYFPSGERIEPNKPEITVTRNDESSSTLTLYKAGVDSAGTYKCLATNGDQSAEATVNVKFYQRITFKNAPSPQEFNEGDNAKIVCDVISSPPPTIIWKHKGAKIQMEKDVRFKILPNNHLQIRGIKKTDEGSYTCEGRLMARGEIDLKIIRVIVNVLPTIRVWQSEVNATAGVGQSAMLTCAADGYPEPMVTWARAGVLLESGDKYSFNEDGSEMTIMEVAKLDEGEYTCIAKNKAGESEQELSLRVFVKPNITFLLNQSTSEMEEQVTLTCEASGDPTPTINWSFGLRTFTEGEQSLDGNVVVRSDARVSSLTLKYAKFTDAGQYLCSARNAIGVDSQPAYLEVRYAPKIQGSVTVYTWEGNAANISCEVLAHPSDVSMLWLRDGFQLPNANVTKAKVFQSPTASYLEVTPESENDFGSYNCTASNEMGTESKEFLLIQADVPSAPSLGGVEPFSSSARVAFQEPDATGGVPVLRYRAEWKTVGRGSWVQKVYEVQGGTLSEVTIIGLKPETNYEVKMLAINGKGEGETSPALVFKTEPVREPEPPKLEGTLQTKGNSLKVNWIKQDDGGSPITHYLVRYKPKHQTDWKPEIRLPSGSEYVVLSGLEWNTEYDVFVVAENQQGKSQPGTLTFRTSPEPAAIPDIDGESALSTGIMAGILILAFVLLLLAVDVTCYFTNKCGLIMCLCGKPGSGAKGHNLEQGKAAFIKDESKEPIVEVRTEDECTANHNAGGPTEPNETTPLTEPELAALVLDTLSSVATISDTANTIYDPAQDSPSSESTALTCSLSAPSTDPLSTPVTDPLPAAAPAPAPTSESNTAPPTPLISTSDITATPLLDLLEDSSPRAEDKMSATAVSATDCPKSLKKSPIPIPPRRRNSNRPAPSPPTPKSPTPTHSTTMAPRKSAPDSPSLAPSTASPIQNTRKAAPTPAPMAFTFPASDTSTDKPAPTATSTVTPVPGTPTVLGSSTPAPDPDKPDSTTKDTHTPAHNIDPTTTPTSVPNIDPTTTPTSVPNINRTTTPTSVPNIDPTTTPTYVPNIDPTTTPTSVPSAPTTAFNADVTAAIVHEDTSALVFPDILTPTPAPTSAPTPAPNAHTALSFATPAAPTVTITPASTTYDTPTPTLTPHIPITTEPQAPEIEFELTNGVATKSPSLPPAGSTGYQSSPTPSPAPVPSSSSFQANGDGFGADLQASGPPALEELDSLAKAAPLNNEKIFGDEKSKVEEVKTALSEVTTEHKDVTQTSDSKA; this is encoded by the exons TTGTTGGGGTAGCAAAGGAGATTGACTGGTATTTTCCGAGCGGGGAGAGGATAGAGCCCAACAAACCAGAGATCACCGTAACCCGAAACGACGAGTCCTCGTCCACACTCACGCTCTACAAGGCCGGGGTGGACAGCGCTGGGACCTACAAGTGTCTGGCCACCAACGGAGACCAGTCAGCAGAAGCCACCGTCAACGTCAAGTTCTACC AAAGGATCACCTTCAAGAATGCCCCCTCCCCCCAAGAGTTCAATGAAGGGGACAACGCCAAAATTGTGTGTGACGTCATCAGCTCCCCTCCCCCCACCATCATCTGGAAACACAAAGGAGCTAAGATTCAGATGGAGAAGGATG TCCGCTTTAAGATCCTGCCCAACAACCACCTGCAGATCCGAGGCATCAAGAAGACAGACGAGGGGTCGTACACCTGCGAGGGCCGCCTCATGGCCCGGGGAGAGATCGACCTCAAGATCATCAGGGTCATCGTCAACG tgcTCCCTACCATCCGGGTGTGGCAGTCTGAGGTGAATGCCACAGCAGGCGTGGGCCAGTCTGCCATGTTGACCTGTGCAGCTGATGGATACCCAGAGCCAATGGTGACCTGGGCTAG GGCCGGTGTTCTTCTGGAGTCAGGAGACAAATACAGCTTTAATGAGGACGGTTCAGAGATGACCATCATGGAGGTGGCCAAGCTGGATGAGGGAGAGTACACCTGCATCGCTAAGAACAAGGCTGGGGAGAGCGAACAGGAACTCAGCCTCAGGGTGTTTG TGAAACCTAATATCACCTTCCTGCTGAACCAGAGCACGTCTGAGATGGAGGAGCAGGTGACTCTGACCTGTGAGGCGTCAGGGGACCCCACCCCCACCATCAACTGGAGCTTCGGCCTACGCACCTTCACTGAGGGAGAACAG AGTCTGGATGGGAACGTCGTAGTGAGGAGTGATGCTCGTGTGTCCTCCCTCACGCTGAAGTACGCCAAGTTCACCGACGCTGGCCAGTACCTCTGCTCTGCACGCAACGCCATCGGAGTGGATTCTCAACCCGCCTACCTGGAAGTCCGCT ATGCCCCTAAGATCCAGGGCTCAGTGACAGTGTATACCTGGGAGGGGAATGCAGCTAACATCAGCTGTGAGGTCCTGGCCCACCCCAGTGACGTGTCCATGCTGTGGCTGAGGGACGGGTTTCAGCTTCCCAACGCTAACGTCACTAAAGCCAAGGTTTTCCAGAGCCCCACAGCCAGCTACCTGGAG GTCACCCCAGAGTCTGAGAATGACTTTGGGAGCTACAACTGTACTGCTTCCAATGAGATGGGCACAGAATCCAAGGAGTTTCTCCTCATTCAGGCTG atgtCCCGTCAGCCCCGTCCCTCGGGGGGGTGGAGCCGTTCTCCAGCTCAGCCAGGGTGGCGTTCCAGGAGCCTGACGCCACCGGGGGTGTACCCGTCCTCCGGTACCGGGCTGAATGGAAGACTGTGGGCAGGGGCAGCTGGGTGCAGAAGGTCTATGAGGTCCAAGGAG GAACTCTGAGTGAAGTTACCATCATAGGCCTGAAGCCTGAGACCAACTATGAGGTGAAGATGTTAGCCATCAACGGCAAGGGAGAGGGTGAAACTAGCCCCGCTCTGGTCTTCAAGACAGAGCCTGTCC GGGAACCTGAACCGCCGAAGCTGGAGGGAACACTTCAAACCAAAGGCAACTCCCTCAAAGTCAACTGGATCAAGCAGGACGATGGAGGCTCACCCATCACACACTACCTAGTCCGCTATAAACCA AAGCATCAGACCGACTGGAAGCCAGAGATCCGGCTGCCCAGTGGCAGTGAGTATGTGGTTCTGAGCGGACTGGAGTGGAACACAGAGTACGATGTGTTTGTGGTGGCAGAGAACCAGCAGGGGAAGTCCCAACCTGGAACCTTGACCTTCAGAACCTCTCCAGAACCCGCTGCCATTCCAG atatagacGGGGAGTCTGCCCTCTCCACGGGCATCATGGCAGGGATCCTCATCTTGGCCTTCGTCCTGCTGCTCCTGGCTGTGGACGTCACCTGCTACTTCACCAACAAGTGTGGCCTCATCATGTGTCTGTGTGGCAAGCCAGGCAGCGGGGCCAAGGGACACAACCTAGAACAGGGCAAGGCTGCATTCAT AAAGGACGAGTCCAAAGAGCCAATAGTGGAAGTGAGGACAGAGGATGAGTGCACAGCCAATCACAATGCAGGAGGACCCACAGAACCCAATGAGACCACACCCCTTACAGAGCCAGA gcTGGCTGCCCTGGTTCTGGACACCCTCTCATCTGTAGCCACCATCTCTGACACAGCCAACACAATCTATGACCCCGCCCAGGACAGCCCCTCTAGCGAGAGCACCGCACTCACCTGTAGCCTGTCTGCCCCCTCTACTGACCCCCTGTCTACCCCCGTTACTGACCCCCTGCCTGCCGCTGCCCCCGCCCCGGCACCCACCTCAGAGTCCAACACAGCCCCCCCAAcccccctcatctccacctctgACATCACAGCAACCCCCCTGTTAGACCTTCTAGAAGACAGCTCTCCTAGAGCAGAGGACAAAATGTCTGCCACTGCTGTTAGTGCCACAGATTGCCCTAAATCTCTTAAAAAGTCCCCTATTCCAATACCACCTAGGCGTCGAAACTCTAACAGACCTGCTCCTTCTCCTCCCACTCCCAAGAGCCCCACACCTACCCACTCCACCACCATGGCCCCCAGGAAATCTGCCCCAGACAGTCCCTCTCTTGCCCCCTCCACTGCCTCTCCTATCCAAAACACGAGGAAAGCTGCTCCCACTCCTGCTCCTATGGCGTTCACTTTCCCAGCCTCTGACACCTCCACCGATAAACCTGCACCTACTGCCACCAGCACTGTTACCCCTGTCCCTGGTACCCCTACTGTCCTGGGCTCTAGTACACCAGCCCCTGACCCTGACAAACCTGACTCTACTACCAAAGACACTCACACTCCTGCCCATAATATAGACCCCACTACCACTCCCACATCTGTCCCTAATATAGACCCCACTACCACTCCCACATCTGTCCCTAATATCAACCGCACTACCACTCCCACATCTGTCCCTAATATAGACCCCACTACCACTCCCACATATGTCCCTAATATAGACCCCACTACCACTCCCACATCTGTCCCTAGTGCTCCTACTACTGCCTTCAATGCTGATGTAACTGCTGCTATCGTTCATGAGGACACATCTGCCCTTGTTTTCCCAGACATTCTCACTCCCACTCCTGCTCCCACAAGTGCCCCCACACCTGCCCCTAATGCTCACACTGCTCTGAGCTTTGCCACACCTGCTGCCCCCACGGTCACTATTACACCTGCCTCTACTACCTACGACACCCCAACACCAACCCTGACCCCCCACATACCCATCACCACAGAGCCCCAAGCCCCAGAGATAGAGTTTGAGTTGACCAATGGGGTGGCGACTAAGAGCCCCTCCCTGCCCCCAGCAGGGTCCACTGGTTATCAGAGTAGTCCCACTCCctcccctgcccctgtcccttcctcctcctccttccaggctAACGGAGACGGGTTCGGGGCAGACCTCCAGGCCTCAGGCCCTCCTGCTCTGGAGGAGTTAGACAGTCTGGCCAAGGCTGCTCCACTCAACAACGA GAAGATATTTGGAGATGAGAAGAGTAAAGTGGAGGAGGTGAAGACAGCCCTGTCAGAGGTGACCACAGAACACAAAGATGTCACACAGACAAGCGACAGCAAGGCATGA
- the ncam1b gene encoding neural cell adhesion molecule 1b isoform X4, protein MIHAKDIILAFLLVGSTVCLEVEITPTQGEISVGESKFFLCEVVGVAKEIDWYFPSGERIEPNKPEITVTRNDESSSTLTLYKAGVDSAGTYKCLATNGDQSAEATVNVKFYQRITFKNAPSPQEFNEGDNAKIVCDVISSPPPTIIWKHKGAKIQMEKDVRFKILPNNHLQIRGIKKTDEGSYTCEGRLMARGEIDLKIIRVIVNVLPTIRVWQSEVNATAGVGQSAMLTCAADGYPEPMVTWARAGVLLESGDKYSFNEDGSEMTIMEVAKLDEGEYTCIAKNKAGESEQELSLRVFVKPNITFLLNQSTSEMEEQVTLTCEASGDPTPTINWSFGLRTFTEGEQAHLNRIYQASWTRPEQHKSLDGNVVVRSDARVSSLTLKYAKFTDAGQYLCSARNAIGVDSQPAYLEVRYAPKIQGSVTVYTWEGNAANISCEVLAHPSDVSMLWLRDGFQLPNANVTKAKVFQSPTASYLEVTPESENDFGSYNCTASNEMGTESKEFLLIQADVPSAPSLGGVEPFSSSARVAFQEPDATGGVPVLRYRAEWKTVGRGSWVQKVYEVQGGTLSEVTIIGLKPETNYEVKMLAINGKGEGETSPALVFKTEPVREPEPPKLEGTLQTKGNSLKVNWIKQDDGGSPITHYLVRYKPKHQTDWKPEIRLPSGSEYVVLSGLEWNTEYDVFVVAENQQGKSQPGTLTFRTSPEPAAIPDIDGESALSTGIMAGILILAFVLLLLAVDVTCYFTNKCGLIMCLCGKPGSGAKGHNLEQGKAAFIKDESKEPIVEVRTEDECTANHNAGGPTEPNETTPLTEPEKIFGDEKSKVEEVKTALSEVTTEHKDVTQTSDSKA, encoded by the exons TTGTTGGGGTAGCAAAGGAGATTGACTGGTATTTTCCGAGCGGGGAGAGGATAGAGCCCAACAAACCAGAGATCACCGTAACCCGAAACGACGAGTCCTCGTCCACACTCACGCTCTACAAGGCCGGGGTGGACAGCGCTGGGACCTACAAGTGTCTGGCCACCAACGGAGACCAGTCAGCAGAAGCCACCGTCAACGTCAAGTTCTACC AAAGGATCACCTTCAAGAATGCCCCCTCCCCCCAAGAGTTCAATGAAGGGGACAACGCCAAAATTGTGTGTGACGTCATCAGCTCCCCTCCCCCCACCATCATCTGGAAACACAAAGGAGCTAAGATTCAGATGGAGAAGGATG TCCGCTTTAAGATCCTGCCCAACAACCACCTGCAGATCCGAGGCATCAAGAAGACAGACGAGGGGTCGTACACCTGCGAGGGCCGCCTCATGGCCCGGGGAGAGATCGACCTCAAGATCATCAGGGTCATCGTCAACG tgcTCCCTACCATCCGGGTGTGGCAGTCTGAGGTGAATGCCACAGCAGGCGTGGGCCAGTCTGCCATGTTGACCTGTGCAGCTGATGGATACCCAGAGCCAATGGTGACCTGGGCTAG GGCCGGTGTTCTTCTGGAGTCAGGAGACAAATACAGCTTTAATGAGGACGGTTCAGAGATGACCATCATGGAGGTGGCCAAGCTGGATGAGGGAGAGTACACCTGCATCGCTAAGAACAAGGCTGGGGAGAGCGAACAGGAACTCAGCCTCAGGGTGTTTG TGAAACCTAATATCACCTTCCTGCTGAACCAGAGCACGTCTGAGATGGAGGAGCAGGTGACTCTGACCTGTGAGGCGTCAGGGGACCCCACCCCCACCATCAACTGGAGCTTCGGCCTACGCACCTTCACTGAGGGAGAACAG GCACATCTTAACAGGATCTATCAG GCCTCTTGGACTCGGCCCGAGCAACACAAG AGTCTGGATGGGAACGTCGTAGTGAGGAGTGATGCTCGTGTGTCCTCCCTCACGCTGAAGTACGCCAAGTTCACCGACGCTGGCCAGTACCTCTGCTCTGCACGCAACGCCATCGGAGTGGATTCTCAACCCGCCTACCTGGAAGTCCGCT ATGCCCCTAAGATCCAGGGCTCAGTGACAGTGTATACCTGGGAGGGGAATGCAGCTAACATCAGCTGTGAGGTCCTGGCCCACCCCAGTGACGTGTCCATGCTGTGGCTGAGGGACGGGTTTCAGCTTCCCAACGCTAACGTCACTAAAGCCAAGGTTTTCCAGAGCCCCACAGCCAGCTACCTGGAG GTCACCCCAGAGTCTGAGAATGACTTTGGGAGCTACAACTGTACTGCTTCCAATGAGATGGGCACAGAATCCAAGGAGTTTCTCCTCATTCAGGCTG atgtCCCGTCAGCCCCGTCCCTCGGGGGGGTGGAGCCGTTCTCCAGCTCAGCCAGGGTGGCGTTCCAGGAGCCTGACGCCACCGGGGGTGTACCCGTCCTCCGGTACCGGGCTGAATGGAAGACTGTGGGCAGGGGCAGCTGGGTGCAGAAGGTCTATGAGGTCCAAGGAG GAACTCTGAGTGAAGTTACCATCATAGGCCTGAAGCCTGAGACCAACTATGAGGTGAAGATGTTAGCCATCAACGGCAAGGGAGAGGGTGAAACTAGCCCCGCTCTGGTCTTCAAGACAGAGCCTGTCC GGGAACCTGAACCGCCGAAGCTGGAGGGAACACTTCAAACCAAAGGCAACTCCCTCAAAGTCAACTGGATCAAGCAGGACGATGGAGGCTCACCCATCACACACTACCTAGTCCGCTATAAACCA AAGCATCAGACCGACTGGAAGCCAGAGATCCGGCTGCCCAGTGGCAGTGAGTATGTGGTTCTGAGCGGACTGGAGTGGAACACAGAGTACGATGTGTTTGTGGTGGCAGAGAACCAGCAGGGGAAGTCCCAACCTGGAACCTTGACCTTCAGAACCTCTCCAGAACCCGCTGCCATTCCAG atatagacGGGGAGTCTGCCCTCTCCACGGGCATCATGGCAGGGATCCTCATCTTGGCCTTCGTCCTGCTGCTCCTGGCTGTGGACGTCACCTGCTACTTCACCAACAAGTGTGGCCTCATCATGTGTCTGTGTGGCAAGCCAGGCAGCGGGGCCAAGGGACACAACCTAGAACAGGGCAAGGCTGCATTCAT AAAGGACGAGTCCAAAGAGCCAATAGTGGAAGTGAGGACAGAGGATGAGTGCACAGCCAATCACAATGCAGGAGGACCCACAGAACCCAATGAGACCACACCCCTTACAGAGCCAGA GAAGATATTTGGAGATGAGAAGAGTAAAGTGGAGGAGGTGAAGACAGCCCTGTCAGAGGTGACCACAGAACACAAAGATGTCACACAGACAAGCGACAGCAAGGCATGA
- the ncam1b gene encoding neural cell adhesion molecule 1b isoform X1 produces MIHAKDIILAFLLVGSTVCLEVEITPTQGEISVGESKFFLCEVVGVAKEIDWYFPSGERIEPNKPEITVTRNDESSSTLTLYKAGVDSAGTYKCLATNGDQSAEATVNVKFYQRITFKNAPSPQEFNEGDNAKIVCDVISSPPPTIIWKHKGAKIQMEKDVRFKILPNNHLQIRGIKKTDEGSYTCEGRLMARGEIDLKIIRVIVNVLPTIRVWQSEVNATAGVGQSAMLTCAADGYPEPMVTWARAGVLLESGDKYSFNEDGSEMTIMEVAKLDEGEYTCIAKNKAGESEQELSLRVFVKPNITFLLNQSTSEMEEQVTLTCEASGDPTPTINWSFGLRTFTEGEQAHLNRIYQASWTRPEQHKSLDGNVVVRSDARVSSLTLKYAKFTDAGQYLCSARNAIGVDSQPAYLEVRYAPKIQGSVTVYTWEGNAANISCEVLAHPSDVSMLWLRDGFQLPNANVTKAKVFQSPTASYLEVTPESENDFGSYNCTASNEMGTESKEFLLIQADVPSAPSLGGVEPFSSSARVAFQEPDATGGVPVLRYRAEWKTVGRGSWVQKVYEVQGGTLSEVTIIGLKPETNYEVKMLAINGKGEGETSPALVFKTEPVREPEPPKLEGTLQTKGNSLKVNWIKQDDGGSPITHYLVRYKPKHQTDWKPEIRLPSGSEYVVLSGLEWNTEYDVFVVAENQQGKSQPGTLTFRTSPEPAAIPDIDGESALSTGIMAGILILAFVLLLLAVDVTCYFTNKCGLIMCLCGKPGSGAKGHNLEQGKAAFIKDESKEPIVEVRTEDECTANHNAGGPTEPNETTPLTEPELAALVLDTLSSVATISDTANTIYDPAQDSPSSESTALTCSLSAPSTDPLSTPVTDPLPAAAPAPAPTSESNTAPPTPLISTSDITATPLLDLLEDSSPRAEDKMSATAVSATDCPKSLKKSPIPIPPRRRNSNRPAPSPPTPKSPTPTHSTTMAPRKSAPDSPSLAPSTASPIQNTRKAAPTPAPMAFTFPASDTSTDKPAPTATSTVTPVPGTPTVLGSSTPAPDPDKPDSTTKDTHTPAHNIDPTTTPTSVPNIDPTTTPTSVPNINRTTTPTSVPNIDPTTTPTYVPNIDPTTTPTSVPSAPTTAFNADVTAAIVHEDTSALVFPDILTPTPAPTSAPTPAPNAHTALSFATPAAPTVTITPASTTYDTPTPTLTPHIPITTEPQAPEIEFELTNGVATKSPSLPPAGSTGYQSSPTPSPAPVPSSSSFQANGDGFGADLQASGPPALEELDSLAKAAPLNNEKIFGDEKSKVEEVKTALSEVTTEHKDVTQTSDSKA; encoded by the exons TTGTTGGGGTAGCAAAGGAGATTGACTGGTATTTTCCGAGCGGGGAGAGGATAGAGCCCAACAAACCAGAGATCACCGTAACCCGAAACGACGAGTCCTCGTCCACACTCACGCTCTACAAGGCCGGGGTGGACAGCGCTGGGACCTACAAGTGTCTGGCCACCAACGGAGACCAGTCAGCAGAAGCCACCGTCAACGTCAAGTTCTACC AAAGGATCACCTTCAAGAATGCCCCCTCCCCCCAAGAGTTCAATGAAGGGGACAACGCCAAAATTGTGTGTGACGTCATCAGCTCCCCTCCCCCCACCATCATCTGGAAACACAAAGGAGCTAAGATTCAGATGGAGAAGGATG TCCGCTTTAAGATCCTGCCCAACAACCACCTGCAGATCCGAGGCATCAAGAAGACAGACGAGGGGTCGTACACCTGCGAGGGCCGCCTCATGGCCCGGGGAGAGATCGACCTCAAGATCATCAGGGTCATCGTCAACG tgcTCCCTACCATCCGGGTGTGGCAGTCTGAGGTGAATGCCACAGCAGGCGTGGGCCAGTCTGCCATGTTGACCTGTGCAGCTGATGGATACCCAGAGCCAATGGTGACCTGGGCTAG GGCCGGTGTTCTTCTGGAGTCAGGAGACAAATACAGCTTTAATGAGGACGGTTCAGAGATGACCATCATGGAGGTGGCCAAGCTGGATGAGGGAGAGTACACCTGCATCGCTAAGAACAAGGCTGGGGAGAGCGAACAGGAACTCAGCCTCAGGGTGTTTG TGAAACCTAATATCACCTTCCTGCTGAACCAGAGCACGTCTGAGATGGAGGAGCAGGTGACTCTGACCTGTGAGGCGTCAGGGGACCCCACCCCCACCATCAACTGGAGCTTCGGCCTACGCACCTTCACTGAGGGAGAACAG GCACATCTTAACAGGATCTATCAG GCCTCTTGGACTCGGCCCGAGCAACACAAG AGTCTGGATGGGAACGTCGTAGTGAGGAGTGATGCTCGTGTGTCCTCCCTCACGCTGAAGTACGCCAAGTTCACCGACGCTGGCCAGTACCTCTGCTCTGCACGCAACGCCATCGGAGTGGATTCTCAACCCGCCTACCTGGAAGTCCGCT ATGCCCCTAAGATCCAGGGCTCAGTGACAGTGTATACCTGGGAGGGGAATGCAGCTAACATCAGCTGTGAGGTCCTGGCCCACCCCAGTGACGTGTCCATGCTGTGGCTGAGGGACGGGTTTCAGCTTCCCAACGCTAACGTCACTAAAGCCAAGGTTTTCCAGAGCCCCACAGCCAGCTACCTGGAG GTCACCCCAGAGTCTGAGAATGACTTTGGGAGCTACAACTGTACTGCTTCCAATGAGATGGGCACAGAATCCAAGGAGTTTCTCCTCATTCAGGCTG atgtCCCGTCAGCCCCGTCCCTCGGGGGGGTGGAGCCGTTCTCCAGCTCAGCCAGGGTGGCGTTCCAGGAGCCTGACGCCACCGGGGGTGTACCCGTCCTCCGGTACCGGGCTGAATGGAAGACTGTGGGCAGGGGCAGCTGGGTGCAGAAGGTCTATGAGGTCCAAGGAG GAACTCTGAGTGAAGTTACCATCATAGGCCTGAAGCCTGAGACCAACTATGAGGTGAAGATGTTAGCCATCAACGGCAAGGGAGAGGGTGAAACTAGCCCCGCTCTGGTCTTCAAGACAGAGCCTGTCC GGGAACCTGAACCGCCGAAGCTGGAGGGAACACTTCAAACCAAAGGCAACTCCCTCAAAGTCAACTGGATCAAGCAGGACGATGGAGGCTCACCCATCACACACTACCTAGTCCGCTATAAACCA AAGCATCAGACCGACTGGAAGCCAGAGATCCGGCTGCCCAGTGGCAGTGAGTATGTGGTTCTGAGCGGACTGGAGTGGAACACAGAGTACGATGTGTTTGTGGTGGCAGAGAACCAGCAGGGGAAGTCCCAACCTGGAACCTTGACCTTCAGAACCTCTCCAGAACCCGCTGCCATTCCAG atatagacGGGGAGTCTGCCCTCTCCACGGGCATCATGGCAGGGATCCTCATCTTGGCCTTCGTCCTGCTGCTCCTGGCTGTGGACGTCACCTGCTACTTCACCAACAAGTGTGGCCTCATCATGTGTCTGTGTGGCAAGCCAGGCAGCGGGGCCAAGGGACACAACCTAGAACAGGGCAAGGCTGCATTCAT AAAGGACGAGTCCAAAGAGCCAATAGTGGAAGTGAGGACAGAGGATGAGTGCACAGCCAATCACAATGCAGGAGGACCCACAGAACCCAATGAGACCACACCCCTTACAGAGCCAGA gcTGGCTGCCCTGGTTCTGGACACCCTCTCATCTGTAGCCACCATCTCTGACACAGCCAACACAATCTATGACCCCGCCCAGGACAGCCCCTCTAGCGAGAGCACCGCACTCACCTGTAGCCTGTCTGCCCCCTCTACTGACCCCCTGTCTACCCCCGTTACTGACCCCCTGCCTGCCGCTGCCCCCGCCCCGGCACCCACCTCAGAGTCCAACACAGCCCCCCCAAcccccctcatctccacctctgACATCACAGCAACCCCCCTGTTAGACCTTCTAGAAGACAGCTCTCCTAGAGCAGAGGACAAAATGTCTGCCACTGCTGTTAGTGCCACAGATTGCCCTAAATCTCTTAAAAAGTCCCCTATTCCAATACCACCTAGGCGTCGAAACTCTAACAGACCTGCTCCTTCTCCTCCCACTCCCAAGAGCCCCACACCTACCCACTCCACCACCATGGCCCCCAGGAAATCTGCCCCAGACAGTCCCTCTCTTGCCCCCTCCACTGCCTCTCCTATCCAAAACACGAGGAAAGCTGCTCCCACTCCTGCTCCTATGGCGTTCACTTTCCCAGCCTCTGACACCTCCACCGATAAACCTGCACCTACTGCCACCAGCACTGTTACCCCTGTCCCTGGTACCCCTACTGTCCTGGGCTCTAGTACACCAGCCCCTGACCCTGACAAACCTGACTCTACTACCAAAGACACTCACACTCCTGCCCATAATATAGACCCCACTACCACTCCCACATCTGTCCCTAATATAGACCCCACTACCACTCCCACATCTGTCCCTAATATCAACCGCACTACCACTCCCACATCTGTCCCTAATATAGACCCCACTACCACTCCCACATATGTCCCTAATATAGACCCCACTACCACTCCCACATCTGTCCCTAGTGCTCCTACTACTGCCTTCAATGCTGATGTAACTGCTGCTATCGTTCATGAGGACACATCTGCCCTTGTTTTCCCAGACATTCTCACTCCCACTCCTGCTCCCACAAGTGCCCCCACACCTGCCCCTAATGCTCACACTGCTCTGAGCTTTGCCACACCTGCTGCCCCCACGGTCACTATTACACCTGCCTCTACTACCTACGACACCCCAACACCAACCCTGACCCCCCACATACCCATCACCACAGAGCCCCAAGCCCCAGAGATAGAGTTTGAGTTGACCAATGGGGTGGCGACTAAGAGCCCCTCCCTGCCCCCAGCAGGGTCCACTGGTTATCAGAGTAGTCCCACTCCctcccctgcccctgtcccttcctcctcctccttccaggctAACGGAGACGGGTTCGGGGCAGACCTCCAGGCCTCAGGCCCTCCTGCTCTGGAGGAGTTAGACAGTCTGGCCAAGGCTGCTCCACTCAACAACGA GAAGATATTTGGAGATGAGAAGAGTAAAGTGGAGGAGGTGAAGACAGCCCTGTCAGAGGTGACCACAGAACACAAAGATGTCACACAGACAAGCGACAGCAAGGCATGA